The segment cgccggccggaaTTTCGGCATGATGACGACGAGcagctcgtcgtcctcctcgaaCCCGACGGTGATCCGCCCCACCTCGACGCCTGGCGGCACGTCGAACACCCTGCAGAACCCCTCCACCACCTGCCGGTGCGCCACCCGGAGGCGCCtcccgaccaccgccgcctccaccgcgaaCGCGTCATCCTTCCTCGCGCCGACGACCACGCCCACCTCCCTcccgccatcgccgacgaccacctccacctcctccttgtCATaccctgcacacacacacaaaaacacaaaaatctCACACCAATGTCAattcaacggcggcggcggagcatgGGTTACTACCGGGGAGGTGGGCGAGGACGAGGAAGGCGGCGTCGGTGTCGGAGGTGGCGAAGGCGAAGTCCTCGCCGGAGACTGGCCGGCGGGAGACTTGCACGGCGAGGTCCAGGTCCATGGCCTAGTATACTACTAGCATTTTCCGTGGCGggagttgctgctgctgctgccatatGCGTGGTTGGTTTTTCTGTTAATTGCTAAATTGGCGCCAAGTTTAATAAACCTCGCTTCTTTCTGCATCTAATCAAGCAATCTGTGTGtgaaaaaaactgaaaactgaTTAAACCAGCTAATGATGGACAGATAATCAGACGGTGGAGAAACTTTGGTTGCACGTATTCATTTCTTTGGGAATTGGGTTTGGAAGAGATGCTCCTGTTGCTTTGGGCCGTTTGTCATCAAAAGCGTTGAGGTTGTTCCTAGTACTAGCTAACACTAATCGTCAAGCTTGAACATGCTTAAAGAGAACCTGTCCTGTCCTGTCCTAACTGGTAGAAAGTAGAAACAGAGCAAAGTGTTGAAGTGTtcatcagatttttttttttttgttctatgtGGGCGTTCAAGTTGTATACTGATTAAGCCCTCACCTTTCCCCTCCTACACGTATGTATTTTTGAATAATAGTTAAGTTAACGATATATATTGTCACACAGGTGATACCATGTTAATTTTATGTGTTGATAATATCTTATGAAGGTGTGTTGTGATCAATAAAAGGCTAATACGTCTTATATTTCTccacggaggaagtacattgcTTGCTAGATGCTGACCAAAGGATTGGcattgtctgaactctgaacctGAAGATCAAAACATGAAAACCTGAAGCACGTTACATGAATGCATCAGCATCACGGACAATAGTTTGCAAACAAAAGCTTTGCAGGCTCACCTGAACCGGAaaggctaatgggcgggtgatcgctcccccaCCCGcctagcgatcacccgcccaccCTCTCCCTTATACTATTAGATGTACTCCTCCCTattccctcttcctcctctccttctcctctttctATTACAGTGatcacacaaatttttttgaaaaacaaaagttagaaaaatttatgtatagaaatactatatataaaaaatttgaattcaaattcaaatttaaatcgagtatgtaaacttttaacttataaactttgggtcaataaattttagatgtatagaaatactatatatagaaaatatttgaatttaaattcaaatttgaatcagatataatcaaattcaaatttgaatcgggtatataaactttaggtctataaactttagatgtatagaaatactatatatgaaaaatatttcaattcaaattcaaatttaaatcggatatttgaattcaaattcaaatttgaaacggctatataaacttttgacttataaactttaggtgtataaactttagatgtacagaaatactatatatatatataaaatatttgaattcaaattcaaatttgaatcggatacataaacttttgacttataaacttttggtctctaaactttaggtgtataaactttaggtgtataaatttactaaaataggaaagtaatacggtgccaaaaaagaaaaccaggtggagggagagggggaggtggggagcGAATCTGATCGCTACCCCATCCCCACGGCGATCAATTGCCCATTAGGGGTACCACACCTGAACTGACAAACGAGCCAGCACAGATTTCTGCAGGCCTGTCCTACTTTTTTAACCAACCTAATCACGCTATCATCACCCAATGTTATCCTAACACCACCATTAATTAGCTTAATCTAATCAATCAAGGACTTGTTCAGAACGGAACACCCATAAAATCCCACTACAGAGAGAGTTACTGCCTCATCGATGATAATAACCTGAACCTGAAGTCCTCAAACTCTGCAGAGAACCAGCGAGCGTAGGATAAAAATGGCCAAGTGTTGCTGGTTACCATGGCTCATCATCATCCTCTTGCCCTTGCCGCCGTGCGACGGGAGCTCCGGCGCTGACGTGGACCCGAccgccggcttcgccgccgtcgagctcacCGGGGACATGTTCAAGCTGCATAAGCCGTACGACCTGCCGCCGGAGCAGCGGTACGAGTTccgcgacggcgtgcggcggatGTGGGTGCTCTGCTCCGACCGCCCCTTCAGCCCCGGCAGCACCACCAAGCCACGCTCCGAAATACTCCTAAACGTAATCAcaccatttttcaaaaatatgttttgttttaattttttttaacatagtaCTACTCTTCAATCTAATTTCGCAATGTTGTGACTTTCAGATTGTCTTTCATTTCTTaccaaatttcaaaatattccAAAATAGGTTCTTAAActtatttctgttttttttaaacatgctactcttcagtcttttttttttaaaaaaaaggaatcaatCTTAAATTTCCAATGCTGTGAATTTCGTCATCTTTGATTTCTTGAATTTTCTGTGATAATTTGATATGTATCCTTTTTGTTTGGAGCAGAAGACGTACACTTCTAGGGTGTGGCAATTCGAGGCATACGGGTACGTGCCATCGGGCACGACGGGAGTGTCTATCCTGCAGGTGTTCGGCGCGTCGGGGCGCAACACGACGCTGATGCTGCACGTCTACGGCGGCCGGCTGATGTACTACCACGACGAGGCCcgggtcgtcgacggcgacatcTACGACAGGTGGTTCAGGCTCAACGTGGTCCACGATGTCGCCAGCGTGGGGAAGCTTGCCGTGttcgtcgacggcgagcggaGGCTCACCGTCGCCGGACACGGCGGCTACAGGCATTACTTCAAGTTCGGGGTGTACGTGCAGAGGGACCCCTCCCACTATATGGAGTCGCGGTGGAGAGATGTCAAGGTGTACACCAAAATTGTAGACTGAAACTATGGCCTGAAATATCACCAAAAATTATTCTGAATTTAATTTCCTTGTAATTTCCCCAATTGATCCAGATGAAGCTGCTTTTCGGTTGTCAAAGTGATTTTTCTAAAGATAATGCACATTTCATTATGTAGTCAACTTACATCTGATTGTCAAAAGTGATTAACtaacaacaaagaaaaaaaagctcaaTTTCATCGGGTAAAATTAAGTACATGGATTAATAATGGATACATAAACCTATCTGCCCTGAGATAATCCAGTAACAATTAGTAGTACATCACCTGTTCGACCGATCGAATTAACATTCttaaccagaaaaaaaaaagaagaagaaaagaacataagaagaaaaaaacaaaataattaacaCATGGCTTAAACCAAGAAATTATAATCAGCTCAAATTaatcctcctccttcttcttcccgcGCATTCTGATCCATCTGCGGCTGCGCTCGCGGCGGCGATTTAGTTGTGTTGCTATGTCCGCCTCCTAGTCATGGAGGTGGCGTTGCCGTCGAAGAGCTCGTCGATGATGgcctcgacgtcgtcggcgCTGAGCTTGACGTACTTCTCCGACTGCCTCCCGGCGTTGAACGTCTGCGCGAAGCGGCCGAGGAAGGAGCGGTACgccggcacgacgacggcggcgatggacaCCCTGAGCTCCGACTGCAGCTGCTCGTCGCTCACCACCCACGCGCCCTGCGTCCTCTGGATCTCGTCCATGGCTGCGTTGAATTGCTTGAACCTCTCCTTGAGCACCGGCTTCTGCACCGACCCCTTCACCGTCAGCACGCCGTCGTCGCGGAGCAGGCCGAGCACGCGGCTCCACGTCTCCCGCTGGTAGTTCTTGTGGTACTGCCTCAGGTTGGTCGACTGCTTCCTCGCCCACGCCTCGCCGAGCATGGCGTTCGTCTCCGGCGAGCCCCTGATCTTCTGCAGCATGTACCTCCCATTGTTCATCAGGAAGATGTTGCTCAGTGATGGGTCCTTGTAGAGCCGCGATTTCCCTTCCAGGTTGCCGTGGAGGAGCTCCATCACCTCCATCAGCTGCGCCGCGAACGggttctcgccgtcgccgccgccgccgccgccatgggcgcCGTGCTCCCGGAACACCTGCTCCAGCGTGCTGTTGTACTCGCACGCGTACTTGAGGTAGTTCATGACGTAGCGGGTGAGCGGGTGCACGGCGCCGCCCGGGACGGGCTGCttgccggcgtcggcgcggatGGAGCTCTCGAGCTCGcggaagatggcggcggcgaactcGCCGAGGCGGGAGCGGACGGAGTTGAGCTCGTGCTTGAGGTCGGTCAGGGCGGTGCTGTTGttgccgtcgtcggcggtgagGAAGGCGTCGATGACCGGGGACGCGTCGCGGGTGGCCTCGTACATGTCGAGCACCTTGAAGAGCTTCTCCGCGGCGCGCTTCGTCATGGTCACCGCCTCCGTGAAGTTGAGCATGTGGAGCATGACGCAGCGGGCGAGGTCGGCGAACATGCCCCgcccgacggcggcgtggcggccggcgaACACGCGGGCGCAGAGGTCGTGCTCGGTGGAGAGGCCGACGTTGATGGTGTGCCGGAACGCCTTGGTCCACGTCGCGATCTCCGCCTCCAGCGCCTCCCACGTCATCTTCACCACGTCGTCGATGCTCGCCTTCTCGTACCCGAGCGCGCGCAGCGACGCGTCGGACGCGTTCCGGCGAGCCACCAGGAACATCTGGGTGCACTCCGTCACGTACCCGGCGGTGACCATGGCGTCGGCCATGGACCGGAGCCGGTCGACCGTCTCAGGCGGGTACGGCGGCGCGGACTCCCCGACTCCGGCCCCGACGTCCACCGACGCGGGGAGGACGCACCGGTCGACCTCGTGCTGCACCTGGTCGAACGTCGTCGCCTTGGGGACGCGCGGGTCGTCGAGCAGCGCGAGGAACTCGTCCTCGAGGAACGCCATGGCGCGGTGCAGCACGGCGGTGACACGGTGCGCCCCGGCGGTGGCGTGCTTCCCGTCGGGGGCCttggccagcgccgccgcgagcgccgcGATGCGGGAGATCGCGGCGAGCAGCGCCCGCGGCTCGCCGTTGGCGCCCGTCGCCCACTTGTCCACCGCCGACTCCGACTGCGCGATCTCcatctcgacggcggcggcgaacctctCCAGCGTGGCGTCGCtcagcgcctcgccgccgtcctgccCCGCCGCGACGAACGCGTCGATCTCCACGGACAGCGCGGCGAGGTCAGGCACGCCGCcgtccccaccaccaccatccccaccgcccccaccgtcaccaccgccaccgtcgccgccaccgcaggGAGCACCGGCGCCAccacgctcctcctcctcgtactCCTCCTtgatggcgtcgccggcgggaggcgggtgGTGCAGGTCGAGCCGCCTgccgtcgtggtggtggtggtggccggtggAGCCGAGGGAGAGGTTGCGGTCGATGGCGTCACGAGGCTTGTCGTCGCGGGCGCTGGGCTGGGAGAAGCTGCTGGACTTGTGCGGCGCGTGGTGGCTGCTCCGGCTGTCGGAGTCTCGTCGGCGCAGCGGCATGGCGACGTCAATGGCGGGGGGGTTCGCTACGGCGAGcgggggagggagaggtggtggcggGAGAGAGAAGGTGGGGTGTGTGTGGGGGGTGGGTAGCCGCGAGTTGAGGCGGGTACGTGCGCGCGCGGTTTGAATTGGTCGTCGGTGTTCTGATTTAGCTTGGATGGGAATGAGAGGCACACAGGTGTCCCTCACCTCCCCGAATTTCGAGTGAAAATCGGAGAATGTTTTTATCCAAGTGAAAACAGGCTAAGCGTTGAAAAACGTGAGAACTATAGTAATGTTTTCGTTCTTTGTGACGGGTTAGACCCGTACAGTTAAAAATAATCTGAGTGGATTGAGAAAAAATAATCTAAGAGTGGATTGAGAAACAGTTGCTGAGAAGATAGCTGGTGAGAATCTAAAGAAGCTGTAGCTTCTAGCTAGTTCATTTtccagattctacaactacatctTCTCATAATCTAGGTAAAAATCTAGactgtttaggggagcttctGGCAACTAAAAATTCTAgtagaagctgcagctgctagaagctcTCTCAAACAGGCTCTAAAGCTCCGGATAAGTTAAGCACACAATATGAAAGAAGACAAGGATTGAGGAGGAGACGGTAGTAGAGATGAAATCCACTTTTTCGTTGATGGAATTCATTTCAGGATCTACATTACAAAAAGTTATTTGGCCTTGTGGCAATCAGCTTTTCGAAAACTTTCATGGTTTCAATGGTTAGGTCAGCTCACCAGCCATGTTTTCTTTTATAATGAAAATCAACCCAGCCTAGAGTTTTGTTGGCTATATCCCCAAATTTTGGCTGGAATTCTGAGTTAGCCTAGAGGGATGGGCACAATGTTTATCTGATGATGGCAAGGACATGCTGCCCATGAAGAGCAGCAGCACGATATCTCCCGTGTTCTTCGGCCAAACCCACTGCTGCAGCAATAAGCCGTTTTGACTACATGATTGCTGCTAAATCTGTTCAAAATGGGGAAGAGGAGAGCACGATCTGACAAACGTGCATGTTGTTTTTTGTCTCGAAAAGAATCAACGCTCATGGTTGACAGTTTTCTACTACATTTTATCATCGGTTCTAAAAGCTCCAAATGTTCTTTCCTAAATTCGTCCATGTGATACCATTGTGTTATATATTAATATCACTTTAATTTGT is part of the Oryza glaberrima chromosome 12, OglaRS2, whole genome shotgun sequence genome and harbors:
- the LOC127757362 gene encoding citrate-binding protein-like; its protein translation is MAKCCWLPWLIIILLPLPPCDGSSGADVDPTAGFAAVELTGDMFKLHKPYDLPPEQRYEFRDGVRRMWVLCSDRPFSPGSTTKPRSEILLNKTYTSRVWQFEAYGYVPSGTTGVSILQVFGASGRNTTLMLHVYGGRLMYYHDEARVVDGDIYDRWFRLNVVHDVASVGKLAVFVDGERRLTVAGHGGYRHYFKFGVYVQRDPSHYMESRWRDVKVYTKIVD
- the LOC127756921 gene encoding exocyst complex component EXO70B1-like; amino-acid sequence: MPLRRRDSDSRSSHHAPHKSSSFSQPSARDDKPRDAIDRNLSLGSTGHHHHHDGRRLDLHHPPPAGDAIKEEYEEEERGGAGAPCGGGDGGGGDGGGGGDGGGGDGGVPDLAALSVEIDAFVAAGQDGGEALSDATLERFAAAVEMEIAQSESAVDKWATGANGEPRALLAAISRIAALAAALAKAPDGKHATAGAHRVTAVLHRAMAFLEDEFLALLDDPRVPKATTFDQVQHEVDRCVLPASVDVGAGVGESAPPYPPETVDRLRSMADAMVTAGYVTECTQMFLVARRNASDASLRALGYEKASIDDVVKMTWEALEAEIATWTKAFRHTINVGLSTEHDLCARVFAGRHAAVGRGMFADLARCVMLHMLNFTEAVTMTKRAAEKLFKVLDMYEATRDASPVIDAFLTADDGNNSTALTDLKHELNSVRSRLGEFAAAIFRELESSIRADAGKQPVPGGAVHPLTRYVMNYLKYACEYNSTLEQVFREHGAHGGGGGGDGENPFAAQLMEVMELLHGNLEGKSRLYKDPSLSNIFLMNNGRYMLQKIRGSPETNAMLGEAWARKQSTNLRQYHKNYQRETWSRVLGLLRDDGVLTVKGSVQKPVLKERFKQFNAAMDEIQRTQGAWVVSDEQLQSELRVSIAAVVVPAYRSFLGRFAQTFNAGRQSEKYVKLSADDVEAIIDELFDGNATSMTRRRT